The Streptomyces sp. NBC_00102 genome segment GTGCGGAACTGCCCCTTCTGAATTGCCCCCCGCTCAACTATGTTCGTAGCCGATCGGGGTGGGGGATGGGGCAGTTCGGCACTCCTCCCTCCGGTTCACATGGTGGGGAAGTCTCCGGGGGGAGACGTCATAACCGGGGGAAGTCATGCACATTCAGGATTCGCATGGGCAGGTTGCCGTCCCGGCCTCGACCGAGGCCGTCGCACGGCTGAGCACACCGGGAGCGCTCGCCGTCGTCGAGTCGTCCCGCCCGGCCGGCGGGGCGGGTTCGGGCTTGGGCAGGGCGCTGGGGGCCGTCGCGCCAAACGCCCCGGCCGCTCCGGCGGTCGGTTCCGCCGCAGGTCCCGCCGCTGGTTCCACGGCCGTTTCCTCGACCGGAGCCGCGGTTCGTTCCGCGCCGCTGCGCGTGGACGCGCAGCGCAACCTGGAGCACGTCCTGCGCGCCGCGCGGGAGGTCTTCGGTGAGCTGGGGTACGGCGCCCCGATGGAGGACGTGGCCCGGCGCGCCCGGGTCGGAGTGGGCACCGTCTACCGCCGGTTCCCCAGCAAGGACGTCCTGGTGCGTCGAATAGCCGAGGCCGAGACCGCTCGGCTGACGGAGCAGGCCCGCGCGGCGCTCGGGCAGGAGGACGAGGCGTGGTCCGCGCTCTCCCGTTTCCTCCGGACGTCGGTGGCGTCCGGTGCGGGCAGGCTGCTGCCGCCGCAGGTGCTGCGCGTGGAGACCTCGCCGAGGGGCGAGGACACCGTCCGCACCGCTGGGGACGGCGCGGACGGGACGCGCGTACCGCAGCAGCGGCAGAACGCGGCTGCGACTGACCTCCGCCAGACGCCGCAGCGGCCGGCCGGACAGGAGGACGAGGAGAGCTCGGGCACGGGTGAATTGCTGGAGGTGGTGGGCCGACTCGTCGAACGGGCGCGGGAATCGGGCGAGCTGCGCACCGATGTGACCGTTGCCGACGTGCTGTTGGTGATCGCGACCTCGGCACCCTCGCTGCCAGACCCGGCCCAGCAGGCCGCCGCGTCCGCACGGCTGCTGGACATCCTGCTGGAGGGACTGCGTTCGCGCCCCGCGTGAGCGCGTGAGGGGCTGTCCGCGCTCCGGGGGGCCGCCGGCCGTTGACCGGCGGCCGGCCGGCGGCGCGCCCTTCCCGTTCGGATGACCTCTCGCGCTCCCATTCGGTCGGCCACCCCGGACGAGTGGAAGGTGGGGCTGAACCGGCGCGCGGCGCAAGGGCCTTGTGGCAGTGTGGCCCGGAATCGGGTTCACGGCAGGTACGGGGGCTCCGCGATGAGCGGTGACGGCACACGGGAAGAGCCGCTCGACGGCGTCTCGACCGAGGGCGGCACCCAAGGCCGGGAGGGCCCCGAGGCCCCCGAAGGCACGGTCCCCGCACCGCGCCGCGCGCAGATGCACCCGCGGGGCGGCGAGGAGAGGCTCCCCGGCACCGCGAGGCCCGTCGTCCGACCGGCCGACGGCGGATCGGCCGACGGCGGATCGGGCAGCACCGACGGGCGGGAAGTCCCGGGAGCGCCGACGGGGCGCGACGTCCCGGCGGCAGGACAGGTACGAGCATCGCGGGGCGTCCCGAACCCGCAGCACCCCGCCCGGTTCGCTGCGGAGGCTCCGGCAGGGAGCGGCGACACGGTGCTGCCGGGCCCCTGGTCGGTGCCTCCGCAGCGCACCGGGCGGGGTTCCGCGACCGGCCTCACCGTGTCGGACGCCGAGCTGATCAGGGGTATGCGGTCCGGTGACGACCGGGCGTACGAGGAACTGTTCCGGCGCCACTCCGGCGCCGTCCGACGCTACGCGCGCACCTGCTGCCGGGACGCGCACACCGCGGACGACCTGACGGCCGAGGTCTTCACCCGGACCCTTCAGGCGGTACGCGGGGGAAAGGGGCCCGAAGAGGCCGTCCGTGCCTATCTGATGACCGCGGTCCGGCATGTCGCCGCCGCCTGGACGAAGAGCGCGAAACGCGAGCACCTGGTCGACGATTTCGCGGTGTTCGCCGCCGGGGCGGCCCGCACCTCGGAGCTCTCCGACGACGACACCCTGGACCTGGGCGCCGACGTCCGCGCGATGCACGAGGCCGAACAGTCCATGGCCCTGCAGGCGTTCCGCAGTCTGCCGGAACGCTGGCAGGCCGTGCTCTGGCACACCACCGTGGAGGAGGAGTCGCCGAGCGAGGTCGCCCCGCTCTTCGGGCTGTCGGCCAACGCCACGGCGGTGCTCGCGGGACGGGCCCGTGAGGGGCTGAAGCAGGCCTACCTCCAGGCGCACGTCAGCCAGGCCCTGGTGGCGGGCGGTGACTGCGCGCGGTACGCCGACCGGCTCGGCGCGTACGCGCGGGGCGGCCTACGGACGCGGGCGGAGCGCGGACTCCGCAAGCATCTGGACGAGTGCGCCAAGTGCCGTCTGGCGGCCGGCGAGTTGAAGCAGGTCAACGCGGGGATTCCCGCGCTGCTGCCGGTCGCGGTCATCGGCTGGTTCGCCGCCGCGTACTCGCTCAAGGCTGCGGGAGCCGTCGCCGGCGGCACGCTCGGCGTGGCCGGGGCCGGGGCCGCAGCCGCCGCGACCGGGTCCGGCACCGGAACGGGTGCGGCCGCGGGTACGGCCTCGGCGGGCGGCGCCGCGGCGGGCGGGTCCGGCGGCGGATCGGCAGCCGGTGGCGCGGCGGCGGAGGGCCTGGGCGCCCCGGTCAAGGTGGGGATCGCGGCCGCGGTGGCCGTCGCGGCGGCTGCCGGACTGGTGTGGGCGCTGGCCGGCGACGACCGGCCCGAGCCGGTGGCCAAGCCCCCGGTGGCGGCGGCCTCGGTCCCGTCCGCCGCGCCCTCGCCCGAGCCACCCGTACCGGTACCGCCCCGCGCACCGGAGCCGTCCCCGCCGACACCCTCCCCGGCCGCGCCGAAGCCGGCCGTACCGGAGCCGTCCCCACCGGAGGCCGTGCCGGAGCCGTCGGCGCCGGTGACGCCCACGCCGGAGCCCTCGGCCGCACCCGAGGTGCCCGCTCCCTCTCCGCCGGCCGCCGAGGAGCCGCCCGCCCCGGCGCCCACTCCTCCCGCCGACGAGCCCGCGCCGAAGACCCCGGCGAGCTCGGCCCACTGGTTCAGCGAGCTGCGTTACGACCTCCTGGACGACGGGCCCGGGCCGAAGGTGGAGCTCGCCGGGAGCAGCCCGATCTGGCAGCGCCGGAGCCTGTCGATCGCCTCCACCGCGTACGCGCACGGTGTGACGGTGGCGGGCCGTTCGTCGGTGTCCGTACGGCTGGACGGGCGCTGCACGCGTTACGAGGCGATGGCCGGCATCGACGATCTGGCCCTCGGCCTGGGCGCGGTGCGCTTCTCGGTGATCGGGGCCGGGGGCGAAGTGCTGTGGGCATCCGGGGTCGTGCGGGCCGGCTCCCCCGCCGTACCGGTGAGCGTCTCCCTGGACGGGCTGGAGACGGTGCGCCTGGTCGTCGAGTCCGCGCGGCCGCTCGGCGGGGCGACGATGGCCGACTGGGCCGACTCCCGGTTCACCTGCGGGTAAGCCGCGCGGCATGCAGCGGTCCGGCGGGTAAGCCGCGCGGCGGGCTGCTGCCCGCCGGCAGCAGTCCCGCCGGCAGCAGTCCCGCGGGCAGCGGCCCGGCCGAGCGGCCTGCCCGCCACCCCCTGCGGGAACGGCGGCGTCACGCCTGCAGCGAGCGGCGGGCGGCCGGGAGGACGCCCCCGGCGACGGCCCGGCTGCGCGGTGCCGCGGTGCCGGTCCAGCAGGTGCCCCGGCGGCCCATCAGGCGGCGGAGCCAGAGTTCGGTGGAGGCCAGGTCCGCGAGCCCGTCGAGCGGCAGTGGTTCCCCGTCGGCCGCCGCGCGCAGCGCCTTGCGGACCACCCGCGCCTCGATGAGGCCGGCGTCGGCGAGCAGCGGCGCGTCGAACAGGTCGATCAACTCGGGCAGTGCCAGGCGGAGTCCGGTGCGGGTCGCCTGCGTCGACCGGGCGAGCGAGGGGGCGCCCCAGCCGGAGGGCAGTTCGTGGATGCCCGCGCCCGACAGGACCCGGCGCAGGATCGCCGCGCGCGCCCCCGGCTGGACCCGGAGCGACTCGGGCAGGGCGCGGGCCGCCCGTACGACCTGGTTGTCGAGGAATGGCGCGTGCAGCCGCTGGCTGCGGATGTCGGCGGCCTGCTCCAGGATGCGGTGGTCGGCGGCGGCCCGGGCGAGGGCGGCCCCCGCCCTGGCCTGGCCCGGGCGTTGCGCCGTGGCGGGGCGGATCGCCGCCTCCTGGAGCCGGACCGCCACCTGGGCGAGCGCCTCCCCGGTGAGCCAGCGCGCGGCGGGTCCGGGCCGGGACCAGGTGAGGGCGGCGAGCGAGGCGTCGGCGGCGGTGTTGTCGCCCACGGGGCCGTCGAGGCCGTCGGTGGGGTACCGGTTGGCCTCGGGCAGCAGCCCGGCAGCGGTCTCCAGGCCGGTGCGGTAGGAGGTCCGGGCCAGCCGTCGGGCGGCCCGGTAGACGGCGAGCGGGACGAACATCGAGTGCGCCAAGGCGCCTTCGGCGCGGGTGAGCGCCGCGACGGGTCTCAGCAGGTCGCGCCTGCGGCGGTCCATGAGGAGGTCGGCCAGCCGGGCCGGGTGGGCGTCGAGCACCTGCCGGGCGCCGTACCCGACCAGGTGGTCCGCGCTGCCGGCGGCGAGGCGGCGGCGGTGGCGTTCGGCGATGACGAGGGAGGGCGCCGGCTCGTCGGTGATCACCCCGTTCTCCACCGAGAGGTCCGCGTAGGGGAGTGCCTCCTCGCCCGCGGGGACCACCACGTGGTGGAGGCGCGGGTTGGCGGCGATGGCCCGGGCGCGGGCGAGCTCGTCCTCGTCGCCGCGGGTGGTGAGGTCGTTGAAGGTGACGGCGAGGAGCCGCTCCCCCGCGCCGGTGCCGTGGCCGAGGACCGTACCGGGGAGGCCGGGCAGACCGGCGGCGAGCAGGGCCAGGGTGGCGGAGGCGCTGCCGCCGGAGAGGTCGGCCCCGATCCCGGGGACGGGCCCCCGGCCACGGGCCGCGCGGCGGTCGGCGGGTCCCATGCCGGGTACGGGCCCGGGGTCCTGCGGCCCGGTCTCCGGGGCGTGGCGAGGTGCGGTGAGCCGGGCCCGTACGGCTTCGACGAGGGCGTCGCGTACGCCCTCCACCGCGTGCACGGGGTCGGCCTGCGGGGCGGCGACGGCGAGGGAGGCGACGGGTTCGTAGCCGGTGATCTCACGGGAGCCCTCGCGGAGGATGAGCGCGTGGCCGGGCGGGATGCGCTTCACACCGGCGTACGGGGTGCCGTCGCCCAGGGCCTCGGGGGTGTCCGGGCAGGCCAGCAGGGCGGCCAGGTGACCGATGTCGAGCTGGGCCTCGATCAGGTCGGCGAGCGGCAGTGCGGCGGTGGCGTACGCGGTGCCGCCGGCCCAGGGGGTGTGGAAGACGGGGCGTGCTCCGGCCAGGTCTCCGGCGACGGTGACGCGCCGTCCTGTCTGCACGACGACCGTGTAACTGCCCGGCCAGGCGGTGAGGTGGCGCAGGGCGCCGCCGCGCGCGGAGAGGAGTCCGACGCGGAGTTGTTCGTCGGTCGCCCCGCAGCAGCCGAGCACGGCGAGTCGGGTGGCGGGGGCGCCGACCGTGGTCGCGGCGTCGACGAGCCGGATCTCGTCGGGGCGCCAGTCGCCGACCGCCCAGAGCGGATCGGGCCCGCCCCACAGGAGTTGGGAGCCCACCGGCTGGACCGTGCGCCCCTCGCCGCCCGCGTCGGCCGCACCCACCGTGCCGAAGCTCGCGGCGACAGTGCTCCACCCCACCAACCAACGCATCGCCGCCTCCACAGGCTGTGGACTGACGGCGCACATGGTCCGTTGGAGCGCCGCTGCGGGACATGCTGCCACGACTGCGGCGGCCGGGAGGGGGTACGCGCGGCGCACGCCGGAAGAGCATGCGCCCCTGGCATGAGCCGGAAGGTACGCGCGGAGCCGTCGCACCCAACGGAACTGCACCTTCCGCTTGTTGGCGCCTTCCGGCCCCTCCGGCGCCCGGCGGTGTGCCC includes the following:
- a CDS encoding asparagine synthase-related protein yields the protein MRWLVGWSTVAASFGTVGAADAGGEGRTVQPVGSQLLWGGPDPLWAVGDWRPDEIRLVDAATTVGAPATRLAVLGCCGATDEQLRVGLLSARGGALRHLTAWPGSYTVVVQTGRRVTVAGDLAGARPVFHTPWAGGTAYATAALPLADLIEAQLDIGHLAALLACPDTPEALGDGTPYAGVKRIPPGHALILREGSREITGYEPVASLAVAAPQADPVHAVEGVRDALVEAVRARLTAPRHAPETGPQDPGPVPGMGPADRRAARGRGPVPGIGADLSGGSASATLALLAAGLPGLPGTVLGHGTGAGERLLAVTFNDLTTRGDEDELARARAIAANPRLHHVVVPAGEEALPYADLSVENGVITDEPAPSLVIAERHRRRLAAGSADHLVGYGARQVLDAHPARLADLLMDRRRRDLLRPVAALTRAEGALAHSMFVPLAVYRAARRLARTSYRTGLETAAGLLPEANRYPTDGLDGPVGDNTAADASLAALTWSRPGPAARWLTGEALAQVAVRLQEAAIRPATAQRPGQARAGAALARAAADHRILEQAADIRSQRLHAPFLDNQVVRAARALPESLRVQPGARAAILRRVLSGAGIHELPSGWGAPSLARSTQATRTGLRLALPELIDLFDAPLLADAGLIEARVVRKALRAAADGEPLPLDGLADLASTELWLRRLMGRRGTCWTGTAAPRSRAVAGGVLPAARRSLQA
- a CDS encoding sigma-70 family RNA polymerase sigma factor, translated to MSGDGTREEPLDGVSTEGGTQGREGPEAPEGTVPAPRRAQMHPRGGEERLPGTARPVVRPADGGSADGGSGSTDGREVPGAPTGRDVPAAGQVRASRGVPNPQHPARFAAEAPAGSGDTVLPGPWSVPPQRTGRGSATGLTVSDAELIRGMRSGDDRAYEELFRRHSGAVRRYARTCCRDAHTADDLTAEVFTRTLQAVRGGKGPEEAVRAYLMTAVRHVAAAWTKSAKREHLVDDFAVFAAGAARTSELSDDDTLDLGADVRAMHEAEQSMALQAFRSLPERWQAVLWHTTVEEESPSEVAPLFGLSANATAVLAGRAREGLKQAYLQAHVSQALVAGGDCARYADRLGAYARGGLRTRAERGLRKHLDECAKCRLAAGELKQVNAGIPALLPVAVIGWFAAAYSLKAAGAVAGGTLGVAGAGAAAAATGSGTGTGAAAGTASAGGAAAGGSGGGSAAGGAAAEGLGAPVKVGIAAAVAVAAAAGLVWALAGDDRPEPVAKPPVAAASVPSAAPSPEPPVPVPPRAPEPSPPTPSPAAPKPAVPEPSPPEAVPEPSAPVTPTPEPSAAPEVPAPSPPAAEEPPAPAPTPPADEPAPKTPASSAHWFSELRYDLLDDGPGPKVELAGSSPIWQRRSLSIASTAYAHGVTVAGRSSVSVRLDGRCTRYEAMAGIDDLALGLGAVRFSVIGAGGEVLWASGVVRAGSPAVPVSVSLDGLETVRLVVESARPLGGATMADWADSRFTCG
- a CDS encoding TetR/AcrR family transcriptional regulator, giving the protein MHIQDSHGQVAVPASTEAVARLSTPGALAVVESSRPAGGAGSGLGRALGAVAPNAPAAPAVGSAAGPAAGSTAVSSTGAAVRSAPLRVDAQRNLEHVLRAAREVFGELGYGAPMEDVARRARVGVGTVYRRFPSKDVLVRRIAEAETARLTEQARAALGQEDEAWSALSRFLRTSVASGAGRLLPPQVLRVETSPRGEDTVRTAGDGADGTRVPQQRQNAAATDLRQTPQRPAGQEDEESSGTGELLEVVGRLVERARESGELRTDVTVADVLLVIATSAPSLPDPAQQAAASARLLDILLEGLRSRPA